GCATATAACGGATTTGCCTCGGACGCCTGTCTGGAAAAATTTCGTCCTTATCCGGGTCCAGGACATTGTGGCGGGTCGAACTTCCGGTGTAGGGAACTGCCCAACTGCCGTCCGGCAGCTCAAGAAGGCCGCTTCTCCATGCATGCACCGCACATTCCTCACCGCTGCCATGTTCTCCGACGGTATGGATCGCGCGACGTTCCGGACGTGACCAGATAATGCCGTCTCGACTAAATGCAATCTGCATGTCCATGTGGTCGGTTGCCTTGTGGTACAGAGGAACCACCATCGCGTGCAGGTCGGTGCGTCCGGGATACGGAAAATAATTGCCTCCGTAGAATTCTGTATCAAGATCGTCCTGCGCATCCGGAGACAGAATCAGCTTCGGGGCCGGCCAACTGCCAAAGTCTTTGGTGCGGGAAAAGCCAATGGTGCGGCGCTGGGTTTGTTCTTCAATCTGCGCAGTGCCAATGCCTGGTATCAACTCTGCTGTGTTTCCCATGATTTGCAGGTAGGCGATGTATTCGTCATTGTCAGCGTCGTAGCAGGCCGAGATTCCTCCGTTGACCGGACGGTTGCCCAGCATGGTGTCCAGCTGTTTCCAGTTGAGACCATCTGATGAAACCCAGCCGAGCATGCGGCCCCAGATTTCGACACGAGGTCCTTTGTAGTCCGATCCCAGTTGTTGCTGCTTGTTCCAGCGACGCATGACTTCAGGGCCCTGCATCCGCTGCAGCGTCTGGGGATCGTACCAGGCCATATCGCCGCCCATGGCCTTGAAGCGTTCATCGGGCGGAGCATGTGGATCCAGGAATGCTCCGGTGGCTCCCTGGATACCGTTGGCGACGAGATTGTTTTTTGTGGATCCGCGAAACGAGACCTGACCCAGCTCAACACGCTTCCATTGGTAGCCGTCGACACTGGTGCAATATGCCGTGTTGCCTCCTCCTGCTCCCGAACATTCATAGAGCATATGCCACAGCCCGTCGGCTTCCCATATGAACAGCGGGGAGATTGATTCTCCATCCTCCCATTCGGCCACCGCTTCGAGCAGCACCTGTGAACGTTCGGCCGGTTCGACACGAAGCTGAACACCAATCACTCCGTCGTACAAATCGTACAGACCTCGGTCATTGAGGTGGCGGTTGCCGGGAAAAATCTCTGTGATATCCACAAGTGGATGCCAGGATCCGCTGTTGTAACGGATACGTTTGGACCGTTTCTGCGGTTCCGTGAATGGTGACGGGGCTTGTTGCTGCTGTTTTCCCGGCTCGGCGCCTTCGTTTTTCTGTTGTGCCCAGGATTCCACACAACAAACGTTGCCGGAAAAGAAAACGAACATCAGCAGGCGTACCACATTCTGGAAACACACGTGTTTCCGGTCTCTCTTTAACGTCACAGTCACCTTCCGATCGACAATTTGTGTTTGATACGCGTGAGTTGTTTTGTGCATCACTGTGAAATTCGATTAATTACTATTGGAATAATTTACGGGCTTCGTAGTTCAAAACGCAGTCATTTTACGGAAATACGCACCTGTTCCAGCACGGGCGTGCTTCCTCCATCCGGAGTTCGCAGAGTCACACGATACTGCAGCCATCGAGTATCTCCGTCCAGATTCAGGGCGACGTTTGAGTTATCGTACCAACTGTTGCTGCCTGTTGTCCCCTGCCATTGAGCGCTGGCCAGGCCGTCCCTGGCGTTTGCTGTGCGAAGCTGAAACCTCACCCCGGTTCCGTGAGGTGTCCGTGCCTGCCAGCTCAAACGGGATGGCGTTTTGTCTGCAGGGCACTGGAGTGGTGCAGAGACAAAACGCTCTTCGAGTTTTCGGTCGTAAATATTTCCGACATCGCGTCCGACGCCAAAGTGTGGTCCGAAGGTCTGCAGCCAGTGACGATTGGATCCGGAAAACCCGTCAGGGGAGCCCCAGTAGATATTGGCTCCGACTCCATGATCCCCGTGCCGGATGTGGTTGAATGAAACGATGTCCATCCAGCTGTCCCGATTCAGGTCGGCAACTGTGACCGGAGCCGACGATTCTGCGGGCAGCGTGCTGCGGCGCGACTCGCTGAATTGACCGGTTTTGTCTCCCCAATAGATGAAAATCGGAATTGTTCGCGTCCTGTACGCATGGTAATTGGTCATGACCAGATCCAGGTGTCCGTCTCGATTGAGGTCTGCAACCGACTGTTCAAGCGAATCGTATGCTTCGAGCTTCAGCACACGGGCGGGTGAGAACCCGTTCGGGCCTCCCCATGCGATGTGGGCCTGACGCGTCGGACGACCAAAACGTGAATCGTCCCAGCCACCTCCCATGATCAGATCCAGCCACCCGTCACTGTTCAGGTCCGCAATTTCGACACTGGCTCCATTGTTGAACCTGAATTTTGTGTGGAAGTCGCCGCTGTATTGACCGGAATCGTTGCCCCAAAAGATGTCGACAGCGGGCGAGTCCACGTCACCGAAGACGATGTCAAGGAAACCATCTTTGTTAAAATCAGCCACTCTTGTACTCAGGCTTAAACGTGTGCTGAGTGGGAGTATGGTTCGATTTGATGATTCATACCCGTTCACGTCCCCCCACAGAATGACAGCCTCACCTTCGTCCTCTTCGCCGGCGACGAAGATCAGATCCAGGTCTCCGTCACGATTCAGGTCCGCCACGGTGACCCCGCGCCCCTGAAGTTGACAGACTCTTTGCCGTCGATCCGGGGAGAAACCCTGAGACGTCCCCCAGTACACCCATCCACTGGGAAAGACAATGTCCACAAAATCATCGTGGTTGAGGTCCGCAATCGTCGATGCGTCCGAACGACCCGGGAGTTCCGTCATCGCTGCCGGTGAGTAGTGGTTTCGCGGATTGCCCCAATACACGAATGAATCGGAATGTTTGTACGAACCACTGTGTCGATTGACCAGCACAAGGTCCGTATGACCATCGCCGTCGAGATCTTCGGCTGCATTGCTGACGGCGCCAAATCCCTGAAGCTCTTCGCGCCACGCACCATCGAAACCGTCGGGGCCGTTCCAGTAAAGAAACGAATTGACATCATAAGTGGATTCGCTGTGTTCGTTGGCAAATACAACGTCCGTCCAGCCATCACTGTTGAAGTCGGCTACACAGACATCGGTTGCATGCAGCGTAGGCAGATCGGTTCGTGATTCACCGGAATATCCGTGATCGGTTCCCCAATAAATATATGAAAGTTGCTCTTTGTCTGACCCTGCATTCGCGAATATCAGATCGCGATGTCCGTCCTGATTCAGATCGCTGACTTCACATTCTGTCGCGCCCGACGTCTCCAGCTGACTCCAACGTTCCAAATTTGCGCCCGTGCCGCGCCAAAGATCGGCGTGGTCATCACCGTGCAGGACAATCAGATCCGTTTTGGCATCCCCATCCAGATCTGTCAGGTGGAGACCGACTGGTTCACCCCCACTCCAGACCTGGCGGTGCTGTGGAGAAAATCCATCGCTGCGTCCCCAATACATCGAAACGCTTTGATGTTTGGAATTATTGTTGGCGAACAGCAACTCGGGATATCCGTCCCCGTTCACGTCCGCTGCAGCACAGTCGGTTGCACTCACTGTCGGCAGCGAAGTGCGACGATCGTGACTGAACCCCGTCGGGCCGTTCCAGTAGACGTACGATTCCAGATGTTTGTCGAATCCGAATCGTTCACCGCCTTCGATGCCGCGGTTGGCGAATGCCAGGTCGACGAATCCGTCCTGGTTGAAGTCAGCTGCCGCTACGCCACCAGCCATCAGTGTTGGCAATTCGTCGCGACGGTCCGCCGCATACCCCTCCTCGCTGCCCCAGTACACGAGTGCCTGCATGTGTACCGAGTAGTTGTGGATGAAATTACAAAAAACAATTTCGGAGTAGCCGTCATTATTCAAATCGACGATCACCGACCGACCACCTCCGTCGCTGGGCAGTTTTGTTACAGTTTGCCTGCGTGAGTGAAACTGCCGCATCAGTCGCACGAGAGGCTGATGCTCCCTCAGCGGTGGGAAAAGGGATCGTGGACCTGTTTCGCTGCCCCAGTAGACCAATACATCAGCATCTTCGACGACATCATGATCCTGTCCAACCCACAGGTCCAGGTAGCCGTCATTGTTAAAATCCCATCGGTGGATCATTTGCAGCGATCCGTCGCGTGTGATGTAAAGATTGCTCCCGCCATCCTCCATCGTCCCTGACGCGAAGTCAGTGAACTGTGAATGATGGATCCACGAGTCGTCACTTCGCACATGGCAGCACCAGGCCAGAATGAGAAAAGTCAGGGCCGCGATTTTTGCCCGTGTACGGGCTCGCACGCCATATTGGGTGAATGAACGGCGGAAGGACGTCACGCGGTACAGGATTTTTCGAACCACCAGGCAGTGTTGGAATTCTGTAGCAGCAATCCTGTTCACCAGCGTCTTCCAGGAAACGGTTATGGTGTGACGTCCACGGGAACTGATGGCGGGATTTGGTTCAGCGAATCGATGGCACGAGGACCTGGTGTCGGCGTGCAAGAGTTTCCGGACAGGGCTGTCCATAGGGTGTCT
This portion of the Fuerstiella sp. genome encodes:
- a CDS encoding VCBS repeat-containing protein; this encodes MNRIAATEFQHCLVVRKILYRVTSFRRSFTQYGVRARTRAKIAALTFLILAWCCHVRSDDSWIHHSQFTDFASGTMEDGGSNLYITRDGSLQMIHRWDFNNDGYLDLWVGQDHDVVEDADVLVYWGSETGPRSLFPPLREHQPLVRLMRQFHSRRQTVTKLPSDGGGRSVIVDLNNDGYSEIVFCNFIHNYSVHMQALVYWGSEEGYAADRRDELPTLMAGGVAAADFNQDGFVDLAFANRGIEGGERFGFDKHLESYVYWNGPTGFSHDRRTSLPTVSATDCAAADVNGDGYPELLFANNNSKHQSVSMYWGRSDGFSPQHRQVWSGGEPVGLHLTDLDGDAKTDLIVLHGDDHADLWRGTGANLERWSQLETSGATECEVSDLNQDGHRDLIFANAGSDKEQLSYIYWGTDHGYSGESRTDLPTLHATDVCVADFNSDGWTDVVFANEHSESTYDVNSFLYWNGPDGFDGAWREELQGFGAVSNAAEDLDGDGHTDLVLVNRHSGSYKHSDSFVYWGNPRNHYSPAAMTELPGRSDASTIADLNHDDFVDIVFPSGWVYWGTSQGFSPDRRQRVCQLQGRGVTVADLNRDGDLDLIFVAGEEDEGEAVILWGDVNGYESSNRTILPLSTRLSLSTRVADFNKDGFLDIVFGDVDSPAVDIFWGNDSGQYSGDFHTKFRFNNGASVEIADLNSDGWLDLIMGGGWDDSRFGRPTRQAHIAWGGPNGFSPARVLKLEAYDSLEQSVADLNRDGHLDLVMTNYHAYRTRTIPIFIYWGDKTGQFSESRRSTLPAESSAPVTVADLNRDSWMDIVSFNHIRHGDHGVGANIYWGSPDGFSGSNRHWLQTFGPHFGVGRDVGNIYDRKLEERFVSAPLQCPADKTPSRLSWQARTPHGTGVRFQLRTANARDGLASAQWQGTTGSNSWYDNSNVALNLDGDTRWLQYRVTLRTPDGGSTPVLEQVRISVK